A section of the bacterium genome encodes:
- a CDS encoding acyl-CoA desaturase has product MASRAASSKQPKPEPSRAYHQNYEESDGWLTRTGAVARVIYWGIHAACLLVLVVGAPLPAVLLCVVTYFVRVLGITGAYHRYFSHKSYKTGRIFQFVIAWIGCSATQKGPLWWAGNHRRHHRFSDQEGDPHSPKHGWYHSHQGWIFDTRWEGTPEDVIKDFARYPELVWLNRNHWVPPLTLGILCALIAGLPGVVWGFAVSTTLLWHATYSVNSLAHLWGKRRYETGDTSRNNLWIALFTCGEGWHNNHHYYQAAARNGFFWWEIDVTWYVLKALSWVGLVWDLREPTEAVKQGRPGKTRLARAA; this is encoded by the coding sequence ATGGCAAGCCGAGCAGCGTCATCGAAACAGCCGAAGCCCGAGCCCTCGCGAGCCTACCACCAGAACTACGAAGAATCGGACGGCTGGCTGACCCGCACCGGCGCCGTCGCCCGGGTGATCTATTGGGGCATCCACGCAGCTTGCCTGCTCGTCCTCGTCGTAGGCGCACCACTTCCCGCCGTGTTGCTTTGCGTTGTCACGTATTTCGTGCGGGTGCTCGGGATCACCGGCGCCTATCACCGCTATTTCTCGCACAAGAGCTACAAGACAGGCCGCATCTTCCAATTCGTGATCGCCTGGATCGGCTGCTCTGCAACCCAGAAGGGCCCCCTCTGGTGGGCGGGAAACCATCGTCGACACCACCGCTTCTCGGATCAGGAGGGCGACCCTCATAGCCCGAAGCATGGCTGGTACCACTCCCACCAGGGCTGGATCTTCGACACGCGCTGGGAGGGAACTCCCGAGGATGTGATCAAGGATTTCGCACGTTACCCGGAGCTGGTCTGGCTGAACCGGAATCACTGGGTTCCGCCGCTCACCCTGGGAATCCTCTGCGCGCTGATCGCGGGCCTGCCCGGCGTCGTATGGGGCTTCGCCGTATCGACCACCTTGCTCTGGCACGCGACCTACTCGGTCAACTCCCTGGCCCACCTCTGGGGAAAGCGTCGCTACGAAACCGGCGATACCAGCCGAAACAACCTGTGGATCGCGCTCTTCACCTGCGGCGAGGGGTGGCATAACAACCACCACTACTACCAGGCGGCAGCGCGCAATGGCTTCTTCTGGTGGGAAATCGACGTCACCTGGTACGTCCTGAAGGCGCTCTCCTGGGTCGGGCTCGTCTGGGACCTCCGGGAGCCGACCGAAGCCGTCAAACAAGGCCGTCCTGGCAAGACTCGCCTCGCCCGGGCCGCGTAG